The following are from one region of the Flavimobilis soli genome:
- the era gene encoding GTPase Era, with translation MTRKPSNDAGEFRSGFACLVGRPNAGKSTLTNALVGEKVAITSGRPQTTRHTIRGIVHRDDAQLVLVDTPGLHRPRTLLGERLNTLVRDTLTEVDVIVFCLPADQKVGPGDRFIAGELASVMRGRRPTPVVAAVTKADKVSRQELADQLLAVSALGDWADIVPVSAVGGYQVDELADVLVTHLPVGPVLYPDGELTDEPEAVMVAELVREAALEGVRDELPHSLAVVVDEIVPREGSRKDDPLVDVRVNLFVERDSQKAIIIGKGGSRLRDVGSRARQGIERLLGSRVYLDLHVKVAKDWQRDPKQLGRLGF, from the coding sequence ATGACCCGCAAGCCCTCGAACGACGCCGGGGAGTTCCGTTCCGGCTTCGCCTGCCTCGTGGGGCGCCCGAACGCGGGCAAGTCCACCCTGACGAACGCGCTCGTCGGCGAGAAGGTCGCGATCACCTCGGGTCGTCCGCAGACGACGCGTCACACGATCCGCGGCATCGTGCACCGCGACGACGCACAGCTCGTGCTCGTCGACACCCCCGGCCTGCACCGTCCGCGCACGCTGCTCGGCGAGCGGCTCAACACCCTCGTGCGGGACACGCTGACCGAGGTCGACGTGATCGTGTTCTGCCTGCCCGCCGACCAGAAGGTCGGCCCCGGCGACCGGTTCATCGCGGGCGAGCTCGCGTCCGTCATGCGCGGACGCCGCCCGACCCCCGTCGTCGCCGCCGTCACGAAGGCCGACAAGGTGTCGCGCCAGGAGCTCGCCGACCAGCTCCTGGCGGTGTCCGCGCTCGGCGACTGGGCCGACATCGTCCCCGTGTCCGCCGTCGGCGGCTACCAGGTCGACGAGCTCGCGGACGTCCTCGTCACCCACCTGCCCGTCGGTCCCGTGCTGTACCCGGACGGCGAGCTCACCGACGAGCCCGAGGCCGTCATGGTCGCCGAGCTCGTGCGCGAGGCCGCGCTCGAGGGCGTGCGCGACGAGCTTCCGCACTCGCTCGCCGTCGTCGTCGACGAGATCGTGCCGCGCGAGGGCAGCCGCAAGGACGACCCGCTCGTGGACGTGCGCGTCAACCTGTTCGTCGAGCGGGACTCGCAGAAGGCGATCATCATCGGCAAGGGCGGCTCGCGCCTGCGTGACGTGGGCAGCCGCGCGCGCCAGGGCATCGAGCGGCTCCTCGGGAGCCGGGTCTACCTCGACCTGCACGTCAAGGTTGCCAAGGACTGGCAGCGCGACCCGAAGCAGCTCGGTCGTCTCGGCTTCTGA
- a CDS encoding metal ABC transporter substrate-binding protein encodes MTSRARTLLTAAAATALALGTAACSTGSSEPDAALDVLASFYPLQFVAEQVGGPAVSVANLTPPGGEPHNLELSPATLRTVAKADVVIYQSGFQAAVDQAVADGSPKATLDAARFADLDAHAEHEGEEHDDHADESHDGHDHGGLDPHFWLDPTLLAGLATEVGETFATADPDDAAGYRERAAALVATLAELDDAFTTGLASCDSRTFVTTHEAFGYLAHRYDLEQIGISGLDPETEPSPARLREVSKVIEEAGVRTVFSESATTAKVAKVLADDLGIETAVLDPLESRTDAQLAADADYLAAMTANLAALKEALGCA; translated from the coding sequence GTGACCTCCCGCGCCCGCACCCTCCTGACCGCCGCCGCAGCCACCGCCCTCGCGCTCGGGACGGCAGCCTGCTCGACAGGCTCGAGCGAACCGGACGCCGCTCTCGACGTGCTCGCCTCGTTCTACCCGCTGCAGTTCGTCGCCGAGCAGGTCGGAGGTCCCGCGGTCAGCGTCGCCAACCTGACGCCTCCCGGCGGCGAACCGCACAACCTCGAGCTCTCGCCCGCGACCCTGCGCACGGTCGCCAAGGCCGACGTCGTCATCTACCAGTCCGGCTTCCAGGCCGCCGTCGACCAGGCCGTCGCCGACGGCTCGCCGAAGGCCACGCTCGACGCCGCACGCTTCGCGGACCTCGACGCCCACGCGGAGCACGAGGGCGAGGAGCACGACGACCACGCGGACGAGTCGCACGACGGTCACGACCACGGCGGCCTCGATCCGCACTTCTGGCTCGACCCGACCCTCCTCGCCGGGCTCGCGACCGAGGTCGGCGAGACGTTCGCGACCGCCGATCCCGACGACGCCGCGGGCTACCGCGAGCGAGCCGCGGCGCTCGTCGCCACCCTCGCGGAGCTCGACGACGCGTTCACGACCGGCCTCGCGAGCTGCGACAGCCGCACCTTCGTCACGACGCACGAGGCGTTCGGCTACCTCGCTCACCGGTACGACCTCGAGCAGATCGGCATCTCCGGGCTCGACCCCGAGACCGAGCCCTCCCCCGCCCGCCTGCGCGAGGTCTCCAAGGTCATCGAGGAGGCTGGCGTGCGCACCGTGTTCTCCGAGTCCGCCACGACCGCCAAAGTCGCGAAGGTCCTCGCCGACGACCTGGGCATCGAGACCGCGGTGCTCGACCCGCTCGAGTCCCGCACCGACGCCCAGCTCGCCGCCGACGCCGACTACCTCGCCGCGATGACGGCGAACCTCGCTGCCCTGAAGGAGGCGCTCGGCTGTGCCTGA
- the recO gene encoding DNA repair protein RecO — protein sequence MPLYRDEAIVLRAQKLGEADRIVTLLTREHGKVRAVGKGVRRTSSRFGARLEPFMYVDLQLHVGRSLDVVTQADTLGAFARPVCEDYALYTAGAVMLETADRLVADEREPSLQQFWLLVGAVRSLAERRQDPGLILDSYLLRALAVGGWAPSFTECALCGTPGPHHAFSVASGGAVCSRCRPPGSTAPAPETFALLAALLAGDWANAVRAEERHRREASGLVAAYSQFHLERTLRSLRMVDRDDRGRPTSPNVPVHRPVEAR from the coding sequence GTGCCCCTGTACCGAGACGAAGCGATCGTCCTGCGCGCCCAGAAGCTGGGCGAGGCGGACCGCATCGTCACGCTCCTGACGCGCGAGCACGGCAAGGTGCGCGCGGTCGGCAAGGGCGTCCGCAGGACGTCGTCGCGCTTCGGTGCGCGCCTCGAGCCGTTCATGTACGTGGATCTCCAGCTCCACGTCGGGCGTTCCCTCGACGTCGTGACGCAGGCTGACACGCTCGGCGCCTTCGCGCGGCCCGTGTGCGAGGACTACGCGCTGTACACCGCGGGCGCCGTCATGCTCGAGACCGCGGACAGGCTCGTGGCCGACGAGCGCGAGCCGTCGCTCCAGCAGTTCTGGCTGCTCGTCGGCGCCGTCCGGTCCCTCGCCGAGCGCCGCCAGGACCCGGGCCTGATCCTCGACTCCTACCTCCTGCGCGCCCTCGCAGTCGGTGGCTGGGCCCCAAGCTTCACCGAGTGCGCGCTGTGCGGCACGCCGGGGCCGCACCACGCGTTCTCGGTCGCGTCGGGCGGGGCCGTGTGCAGCCGCTGCCGCCCGCCCGGCTCGACCGCCCCAGCACCCGAGACGTTCGCGCTGCTCGCTGCGCTCCTCGCGGGCGACTGGGCGAACGCCGTGCGTGCGGAGGAGCGGCACCGCCGTGAGGCGAGCGGCCTCGTCGCCGCCTACAGCCAGTTCCACCTCGAGCGCACGCTCCGGTCCCTGCGCATGGTCGACCGCGACGACCGCGGCCGCCCGACCTCACCGAACGTCCCCGTACACCGACCCGTGGAGGCCCGCTAG
- a CDS encoding metal ABC transporter permease — translation MLQTPLMQRALLAALLVGIVAPVMGTYLVQRKLSLLGDGIGHVALTGVALGWLVGAAMGLVPQDALAIPGAVVTAVLGAVGIEVVRERGRTSGDVALALLFYGGIAGGVLIIELAGGQSSNLMAYLFGSISVVTTTDLVLTAVLALVVLGLGIGLRTALFAVSQDEEFARASGLPVRFLNIAIAVMSALTVTVAMRVVGLLLVSALMIVPVAIAQLVTKSFVWTMRLAIMTGVVICVVGLSLTYWVAVSPGAMIVVLAIAVYAVVAVVTPLLARTRGHHDPHPDVTSDVILEAP, via the coding sequence ATGCTCCAGACGCCGCTCATGCAGCGCGCGCTCCTCGCGGCGCTGCTCGTCGGCATCGTGGCCCCCGTCATGGGGACGTACCTCGTCCAGCGCAAGCTGTCGCTCCTCGGCGACGGGATCGGTCACGTCGCCCTGACGGGCGTCGCCCTCGGGTGGCTCGTCGGCGCCGCGATGGGGCTCGTCCCGCAGGACGCCCTCGCGATCCCCGGTGCCGTCGTCACCGCGGTCCTCGGCGCGGTCGGCATCGAGGTCGTGCGGGAGCGCGGTCGCACGAGCGGCGACGTCGCGCTCGCCCTGCTGTTCTACGGCGGCATCGCGGGTGGCGTGCTCATCATCGAGCTGGCGGGCGGCCAGAGCTCGAACCTCATGGCCTATCTGTTCGGCTCGATCTCCGTCGTCACGACGACGGACCTCGTCCTGACCGCCGTCCTCGCCCTCGTCGTCCTCGGCCTGGGCATCGGGCTGCGCACCGCGCTGTTCGCCGTCTCGCAGGACGAGGAGTTCGCGCGGGCGTCCGGCCTGCCGGTGCGCTTCCTCAACATCGCGATCGCCGTGATGTCCGCGCTGACCGTGACCGTCGCGATGCGGGTCGTCGGGCTCCTGCTCGTCTCCGCGCTCATGATCGTGCCCGTCGCGATCGCGCAGCTCGTGACGAAGTCGTTCGTCTGGACGATGCGGCTCGCGATCATGACGGGCGTCGTCATCTGCGTCGTCGGGCTGTCGCTGACCTACTGGGTCGCCGTGTCGCCCGGCGCGATGATCGTCGTCCTCGCGATCGCCGTGTACGCCGTCGTCGCCGTCGTCACCCCGCTGCTCGCGCGCACGCGCGGGCACCACGACCCGCACCCGGACGTCACGTCCGACGTCATCCTGGAGGCACCGTGA
- the leuA gene encoding 2-isopropylmalate synthase yields the protein MTKQIFPGGPQTTSGMPVHKYVPFQQQITVAVPDRTWPDRVITQAPRWCAVDLRDGNQALIEPMNPERKLKMFQLLVAMGYKEIEVGFPSASQTDYDFVRMLIEEDLIPDDVVIQVLTQAREHLIARTYEAIAGAKQAIVHLYNSTSILQREVVFRLDEDGIIDVAVDGAKLCKKYEDTVPGTTVFYEYSPESYTGTELEFAARICNAVIEVFEPTPERKVIINLPATVEMATPNVYADSIEWMNRNLAQRENVILSLHPHNDRGTAVAAAELGYQAGADRIEGCLFGNGERTGNVDLVTLGMNLFSQGIDPEIDFSDIDEIRRTVEYCNQIDVHERHPYAGDLVFTAFSGSHQDAIKKGLEALEARAAAEGRTIDDLVWAVPYLPIDPKDVGRSYEAVIRVNSQSGKGGIAYLLKSERHLDLPRRLQIEFSRVVQGVTDGEGREVSGDDIWQIFADEYLPAEPGGPLEPWGRFSLRGTRAASVEGGADTIEVDLVDRGREVTLEGTGNGPIAAFVDALTKVDVNVKVLDYAEHALSEGGDATAAAYVECEVDDEVLWGVGIDPSITTASLKAIISAINRKGRA from the coding sequence ATGACCAAGCAGATCTTCCCGGGCGGGCCGCAGACCACCTCGGGGATGCCCGTCCACAAGTACGTCCCGTTCCAGCAGCAGATCACGGTCGCCGTCCCGGACCGCACCTGGCCGGACCGCGTGATCACCCAGGCGCCCCGGTGGTGCGCGGTCGACCTGCGCGACGGCAACCAGGCCCTCATCGAGCCCATGAACCCCGAGCGCAAGCTCAAGATGTTCCAGCTGCTCGTCGCGATGGGCTACAAGGAGATCGAGGTCGGCTTCCCCTCCGCGTCTCAGACGGACTACGACTTCGTCCGGATGCTCATCGAGGAAGACCTGATCCCTGACGACGTGGTCATCCAGGTGCTCACGCAGGCGCGCGAGCACCTCATCGCTCGCACCTACGAAGCGATCGCGGGCGCCAAGCAGGCGATCGTGCACCTGTACAACTCGACGTCGATCCTCCAGCGCGAGGTCGTGTTCCGCCTCGACGAGGACGGCATCATCGATGTCGCCGTCGACGGCGCGAAGCTCTGCAAGAAGTACGAGGACACCGTCCCTGGGACGACCGTCTTCTACGAGTACTCGCCCGAGTCCTACACCGGCACCGAGCTCGAGTTCGCCGCGCGCATCTGCAACGCGGTCATCGAGGTCTTCGAGCCGACGCCCGAGCGCAAGGTGATCATCAACCTCCCCGCGACCGTCGAGATGGCGACGCCCAACGTGTACGCCGACTCGATCGAGTGGATGAACCGCAACCTCGCCCAGCGTGAGAACGTCATCCTGTCGCTGCACCCGCACAACGACCGGGGCACGGCCGTCGCCGCTGCGGAGCTCGGCTACCAGGCCGGTGCCGACCGCATCGAGGGCTGCCTCTTCGGCAACGGCGAGCGCACCGGCAACGTCGACCTCGTCACCCTCGGCATGAACCTGTTCTCGCAGGGCATCGACCCCGAGATCGACTTCTCCGACATCGACGAGATCCGCCGCACCGTCGAGTACTGCAACCAGATCGACGTCCATGAGCGTCACCCCTACGCGGGCGACCTCGTCTTCACCGCGTTCTCGGGCTCGCACCAGGACGCGATCAAGAAGGGCCTCGAGGCTCTCGAGGCGCGCGCCGCAGCCGAGGGACGCACGATCGACGACCTCGTCTGGGCCGTGCCGTACCTGCCGATCGACCCCAAGGACGTCGGCCGCTCCTACGAGGCGGTCATCCGCGTCAACTCGCAGTCGGGCAAGGGCGGCATCGCATACCTGCTCAAGTCCGAGCGCCACCTCGACCTGCCGCGCCGCCTGCAGATCGAGTTCTCCCGCGTCGTCCAGGGTGTGACCGACGGTGAGGGCCGCGAGGTCAGCGGTGACGACATCTGGCAGATCTTCGCCGACGAGTACCTGCCCGCCGAGCCGGGCGGCCCGCTCGAGCCGTGGGGCCGCTTCTCGCTGCGCGGCACCCGTGCCGCGAGCGTCGAGGGCGGCGCCGACACGATCGAGGTCGACCTCGTCGACCGGGGCCGCGAGGTCACCCTCGAGGGGACCGGCAACGGGCCCATCGCGGCGTTCGTCGACGCGCTCACCAAGGTCGATGTCAACGTCAAGGTCCTCGACTACGCCGAGCACGCGCTCTCCGAGGGCGGCGACGCGACGGCCGCCGCCTACGTCGAGTGCGAGGTCGACGACGAGGTCCTCTGGGGCGTCGGCATCGACCCGTCCATCACGACGGCGTCGCTCAAGGCGATCATCTCGGCGATCAACCGCAAGGGTCGCGCCTGA
- a CDS encoding hemolysin family protein has product MSEVPVPALLVGATLGIVLAALLSSGEVAVQRVTRSSMADVAESGTKSARRAAALVTDPRRTASAAAFWRIVAEMTATACITLSLEHALDVWWHVLGLAVVVSSLVALVLVRLSPRSFGRRHPASVLVALSPLLLAALRLAGWTAGTALSSSEEVGEHELQEMVDRVNESEVIEEEERELIRSVFGLGSTLTREVMVPRTDMVTTPTTTLLPSALRLFQRSGFSRVPVVGDSEDDVRGVVYFKDVVDRLHGDPVSGSGAPGDAASTTVEDVMRPAHFVPESKPVDDLLRDLQESRSHMALVVDEYGGTAGLVTMEDAIEEIVGEVTDEHDPDAAEIVETGPGEYRVPARTNLWELGELLGLELEDDDVDTVAGLLAKALGRVPLLGSHAEVAGVHLVAERVEGRRKRVSTILARRLDPPENDHSDSDQRDQRTSRHDRADRNDRRSDS; this is encoded by the coding sequence ATGAGCGAGGTCCCGGTCCCCGCACTCCTCGTCGGCGCGACGCTCGGCATCGTGCTCGCCGCGCTGCTGAGCTCCGGCGAGGTCGCGGTACAACGCGTCACCCGCTCGTCGATGGCCGACGTCGCCGAGAGCGGCACCAAGTCCGCCCGCCGCGCCGCAGCGCTCGTCACTGACCCTCGACGCACGGCGTCCGCCGCCGCGTTCTGGCGCATCGTCGCCGAGATGACCGCGACCGCGTGCATCACCCTGAGCCTCGAGCACGCGCTCGACGTCTGGTGGCACGTGCTCGGCCTCGCGGTCGTCGTGTCCTCGCTCGTCGCGCTCGTGCTCGTGCGCCTCAGCCCTCGTTCCTTCGGGCGGAGGCACCCCGCGAGCGTGCTCGTCGCGCTCAGCCCCCTCCTCCTGGCCGCCCTGAGGCTGGCCGGTTGGACCGCGGGAACGGCGCTCTCGTCGTCCGAGGAGGTCGGAGAGCACGAGCTCCAGGAGATGGTCGACCGGGTCAACGAGTCCGAGGTCATCGAGGAGGAGGAGCGCGAGCTGATCCGCTCCGTCTTCGGGCTCGGCAGCACCCTCACGCGCGAGGTCATGGTCCCGCGCACCGACATGGTGACGACACCCACGACGACGCTCCTGCCGAGCGCCCTGCGGCTCTTCCAGCGCTCGGGCTTCTCGCGCGTCCCCGTCGTCGGGGACTCCGAGGACGACGTGCGCGGCGTGGTGTACTTCAAGGACGTCGTCGACCGGCTGCACGGCGATCCTGTCTCCGGCTCAGGTGCCCCCGGCGACGCCGCGAGCACGACGGTCGAGGACGTCATGCGTCCCGCGCACTTCGTCCCCGAGTCGAAGCCCGTCGACGACCTGCTGCGCGACCTCCAGGAGTCGCGCTCGCACATGGCGCTCGTCGTCGACGAGTACGGCGGTACCGCCGGCCTCGTGACGATGGAGGACGCGATCGAGGAGATCGTCGGCGAGGTGACCGACGAGCACGACCCGGACGCGGCCGAGATCGTCGAGACCGGCCCGGGGGAGTACCGCGTGCCCGCCCGCACCAACCTCTGGGAGCTCGGCGAGCTGCTCGGCCTCGAGCTCGAGGACGACGACGTCGACACCGTCGCCGGTCTCCTCGCCAAGGCGCTCGGACGCGTCCCGCTCCTCGGCTCGCACGCCGAGGTCGCGGGCGTCCACCTCGTCGCCGAGCGCGTCGAGGGGCGGCGCAAGCGCGTCTCGACGATCCTCGCCCGCCGGCTGGACCCGCCCGAGAACGACCACAGCGACAGCGACCAGCGCGATCAGCGCACGTCGCGGCACGACCGTGCCGACCGCAACGACCGCAGGAGTGACTCATGA
- a CDS encoding metal ABC transporter ATP-binding protein, with protein sequence MPDTTETTTPALDVRGLGVRLEGSQILHGIDLRVERGKVVAVLGTNGSGKSTLVRSLVRAVPVTEGSVEILGAPLGPAVPWDRIGYVPQRVGASAGVPATVAEIVASGLLTSRSLRKPRDWRARVDAALTEVRLSHRRDQAVTELSGGQQQRVLIARALVRDPDLLILDEPVAGVDHPSQEALAATLRRLVASGRTIVVVLHELGELADLISRAVVLRHGRVVHDGAPPRAAHGHDAADHDHVHVHGDPEPRSLPPVLPEHLFSEGA encoded by the coding sequence GTGCCTGACACGACTGAGACCACCACCCCCGCGCTCGACGTCCGCGGCCTCGGCGTACGGCTCGAGGGATCCCAGATCCTGCACGGAATCGACCTGCGCGTGGAACGTGGCAAGGTCGTCGCGGTGCTCGGCACCAACGGCTCGGGCAAGTCGACGCTCGTGCGCTCCCTCGTGCGCGCCGTGCCCGTCACGGAGGGCAGCGTCGAGATCCTCGGCGCACCGCTCGGGCCGGCCGTGCCGTGGGACCGCATCGGCTACGTCCCCCAGCGGGTCGGCGCGTCCGCGGGCGTCCCCGCGACCGTCGCCGAGATCGTCGCGTCGGGCCTCCTGACGTCCCGCTCCTTGCGCAAGCCGCGCGACTGGCGCGCGCGCGTCGACGCGGCCCTCACCGAGGTGCGGCTCTCCCACCGGCGCGACCAGGCAGTCACAGAGCTCTCCGGCGGCCAGCAGCAGCGCGTGCTGATCGCCCGCGCGCTCGTGCGCGACCCCGATCTGCTCATCCTCGACGAGCCCGTCGCGGGCGTCGACCACCCGTCGCAGGAGGCGCTCGCCGCGACGCTGCGGCGCCTCGTCGCGAGCGGCCGCACGATCGTCGTCGTGCTCCACGAGCTCGGCGAGCTCGCCGACCTGATCTCCCGCGCCGTCGTGCTGCGGCACGGTCGCGTGGTGCACGACGGCGCACCACCGCGTGCCGCGCACGGCCACGACGCCGCGGACCACGACCACGTGCACGTGCACGGCGACCCGGAGCCCCGCTCCCTGCCGCCCGTCCTGCCCGAGCACCTCTTCAGCGAAGGAGCCTGA
- a CDS encoding isoprenyl transferase, which yields MARSSSAGPAGTRQPVAPPPHPSGEVAPSIPPEFVPQHVAVVMDGNGRWANARGLPRTAGHAAGEAALLDVVAGAIDIGVKHVSAYAFSTENWKRSPEEVRFLMGFSRDVLRRQRDTLDEWGVRVRWAGRRPRLWRSVIAELEEAERRTRGNGVCTLTMCVNYGGRAEIADAARAIGREVAAGRLDPERITERTVQRFLDEPDLPDVDLFLRSSGEQRTSNFMLWQSAYAELVFFPEPWPDFDRRTLWRAVEEYARRDRRYGGAVDAPVAPA from the coding sequence ATGGCCAGGTCCTCGTCCGCCGGCCCCGCAGGCACGCGCCAGCCGGTCGCGCCGCCCCCGCACCCCTCGGGAGAGGTCGCCCCGTCGATCCCGCCCGAGTTCGTGCCGCAGCACGTCGCCGTCGTCATGGACGGCAACGGCCGGTGGGCCAACGCGCGCGGGCTGCCGCGCACGGCCGGCCACGCAGCGGGCGAGGCCGCGCTCCTCGACGTCGTCGCGGGCGCGATCGACATCGGCGTCAAGCACGTGTCGGCGTACGCGTTCTCGACCGAGAACTGGAAGCGCTCGCCCGAGGAGGTGCGCTTCCTCATGGGCTTCTCGCGCGACGTCCTGCGCCGTCAGCGCGACACGCTCGACGAGTGGGGCGTCCGGGTGCGCTGGGCGGGCCGCCGGCCGCGGCTCTGGCGCTCGGTCATCGCGGAGCTGGAGGAGGCGGAGCGCCGCACCCGCGGCAACGGCGTCTGCACGCTGACGATGTGCGTCAACTACGGCGGACGGGCGGAGATCGCGGACGCGGCGAGGGCGATCGGCCGCGAGGTCGCGGCCGGGAGGCTGGACCCCGAGCGCATCACGGAGCGCACCGTGCAGCGGTTCCTCGACGAGCCCGACCTTCCCGACGTCGACCTGTTCCTGCGCAGCTCTGGTGAGCAGCGCACGTCGAACTTCATGCTGTGGCAGTCGGCGTACGCCGAGCTCGTGTTCTTCCCCGAGCCGTGGCCCGACTTCGACCGACGCACGCTCTGGCGCGCCGTCGAGGAGTATGCGCGTCGCGACCGGCGCTACGGCGGCGCGGTCGACGCGCCCGTCGCCCCGGCCTGA
- a CDS encoding Fur family transcriptional regulator, whose amino-acid sequence MTRQRAAIWDTLGQTDEFRSAQQLHDALGARGESIGLATVYRALQALAESEDVDVLRTADGENLFRRCARREHHHHLVCRSCGRTVEIDGPTVEAWAALVGENHGFRDIEHTIELFGTCETCVQA is encoded by the coding sequence ATGACGCGGCAGCGCGCCGCCATCTGGGACACCCTCGGCCAGACCGACGAGTTCCGCTCGGCCCAACAGCTCCACGACGCGCTCGGCGCGCGCGGCGAGAGCATCGGCCTCGCGACCGTCTACCGGGCCCTGCAGGCGCTCGCCGAGAGCGAGGACGTCGACGTCCTGCGCACGGCCGACGGCGAGAACCTCTTCCGCCGCTGCGCGCGGCGCGAGCACCACCACCACCTCGTGTGCCGCTCGTGCGGCCGCACGGTCGAGATCGACGGCCCGACCGTCGAGGCATGGGCCGCGCTCGTGGGCGAGAACCACGGCTTCCGCGACATCGAGCACACGATCGAGCTGTTCGGGACCTGCGAGACCTGCGTCCAGGCATGA
- a CDS encoding DedA family protein — translation MILPADVTTGLLPDAHTSPFWVLFVTFGGIAFVRNQAFYWIARSIATRALTQTADVRPTRFPRLRSWIEGGGTERGIAAIHRWGVAIVPASYLLPGTKTVVNTAAGVTRMPFARYLPAMLVGSMAHGVVYATIGWAAWTSLLAAFAGSLWGLAALVALVTAIAVHVVRRRARRRAAQAGATGASTAPP, via the coding sequence ATGATCCTCCCCGCCGACGTCACGACCGGGCTCCTGCCAGACGCGCACACGAGCCCCTTCTGGGTGCTGTTCGTGACGTTCGGCGGCATCGCGTTCGTCCGCAACCAGGCGTTCTACTGGATCGCGCGCAGCATCGCGACCCGCGCGCTCACGCAGACGGCCGACGTCCGCCCCACCCGCTTCCCGCGCTTGCGTTCGTGGATCGAGGGCGGGGGCACCGAGCGTGGCATCGCGGCGATCCACCGGTGGGGCGTCGCGATCGTCCCCGCGAGCTACCTGCTCCCCGGCACCAAGACCGTCGTGAACACTGCGGCCGGCGTGACCCGCATGCCCTTCGCCCGCTACCTGCCGGCGATGCTCGTCGGCTCCATGGCCCATGGCGTCGTCTACGCGACGATCGGGTGGGCCGCGTGGACCTCGCTGCTCGCAGCGTTCGCGGGCTCGCTCTGGGGACTCGCCGCACTGGTCGCCCTCGTCACGGCGATCGCCGTGCACGTCGTCAGGCGGCGTGCGCGGCGACGCGCTGCTCAGGCCGGGGCGACGGGCGCGTCGACCGCGCCGCCGTAG
- the ybeY gene encoding rRNA maturation RNase YbeY, whose protein sequence is MTIEVNNESGFEVDEAEFAALARYVLDAMHLHPQTELSILMVGTDVMTELHVQWMDEPGPTDVLSFPMDELRPGREDDVTPAGLLGDVVLCPEVAAQQAKAAGHSTVEEMLLLTTHGILHLLGYDHAEPEDEKEMFALQRKLLLTFLASR, encoded by the coding sequence ATGACGATCGAGGTCAACAACGAGTCGGGCTTCGAGGTCGACGAGGCGGAGTTCGCCGCGCTCGCACGCTATGTCCTCGACGCGATGCACCTGCACCCGCAGACGGAGCTGTCGATCCTCATGGTCGGCACCGACGTCATGACGGAGCTGCACGTGCAGTGGATGGACGAGCCCGGCCCGACCGACGTCCTGTCGTTCCCGATGGACGAGCTGCGGCCCGGCCGCGAGGACGACGTGACGCCCGCGGGTCTCCTCGGCGACGTCGTGCTGTGCCCCGAGGTCGCCGCGCAGCAGGCCAAGGCGGCGGGCCACTCGACGGTCGAGGAGATGCTCCTGCTGACGACGCACGGCATCCTGCACCTCCTCGGGTACGACCACGCGGAGCCGGAGGATGAGAAGGAGATGTTCGCCCTCCAGCGCAAGCTGCTGCTGACGTTCCTCGCGAGTCGATGA